The sequence TAAGGGCATAGACACTAAGTTCCTGCAGGAGATGGTTGTTGGTCAGCCCGACTTCCTGGAAGGCGCTAATAGGGTAGTAGGTGCCCTGAAGCCTGCTGAGTATCGCGACGTGCTGGAGTGGAGCCTTGTTGAGGGTTCGGCTAACTATCTGAACGATGCTGCTGCAGCTGAGAGCTTTGATTTCTATGGTAAGATTAAGGCTGGTCGCAAGGAGAATCATCCTCTGTGGAAGCGTAGCACTGGTCAGGTAGAGCGCGTGATGGGTGAGGCTCTTGGTAAGATTTATGCCGAGAAGTACTTCCCCGAGGCTGCTAAGCAGCGTATGCTTACTCTGATTAAGAACCTGCAGATTGCTCTTGGTGAGCGTATTGCTGCCCAGGATTGGATGGACGACAGTACTAAGGTTAATGCCCTGCTGAAGTTGAATACTTTCTATGTAAAGGTGGGTTATCCTGATAAGTGGACCGACCTCTCTAAGCTGGAGATTGATCCTGCTAAATCTTTTTACGATAACATGCAGGCTTGCGCTAAGTTCTGGAATGCTCACAACATTGAGCATACAGTAGGTAAGCCCGTGGATCGTGACGATTGGCACATGACACCACAGACTGTGAATGCTTACTATAATCCAACTACCAACGAGATTTGCTTCCCCGCAGGTATTCTGCAGTATCCCTTCTTTGATATGACTGCTGATGATGCCTTTAACTATGGTGCTATCGGTGTAGTAATCGGTCATGAGATGACTCACGGATTTGATGATCAGGGTCGTCAGTTTGATAAGGATGGAAATATGCACGACTGGTGGAAGGAAGCTGATGGAAAGAACTTTACAGAGCGTACTGATAAGTATGCCGATTTCTTCAGCGCTATCAAGGTACTTCCCGACCTGAATGGTAATGGCCGTCTGACACTGGGTGAGAACCTGGCCGACCACGGTGGTCTGCAGGTAGCATGGACTGCTTATAAGAACGCTACCAAGCGCAATCCTCTTGGCGAGAAGAACGGTCTGACAGCCGATCAGCGTTTCTTCCACGCTTACGCAGGTGTATGGGCTGGTAACATTACTGAGGCTGAAATCCGCAACCGTACCAAGAGTGATCCTCACTCACTGGGTCGTTGGCGTGTAAATGGCGCTCTGCCTCACATCGACGCTTGGTACGAGGCCTTTGGCGTGAAAGAGGGCGACAAGATGTTTATTCCTAAGCAGGAACGCCTCGAATTGTGGTAAAATACATCAAAAAATATAGAATTTTGCCGTCGTAAATGTAAATTTACGGCGGTTTTTTTTGTTTGATTCATTTTTTTATTTAACTTTGCACCTAACTTAAGTTAAAATTCCAACAACGATGAACGATATTACACAAA is a genomic window of Xylanibacter ruminicola 23 containing:
- a CDS encoding M13 family metallopeptidase, whose protein sequence is MKRFLTMMTMASVSMMMMAQTELGSGLNEADFNKNVRPGDDFYEYACGGWMKNNPLPAAYSRYGSFDRLQEDNDKRINGILKELQSNTYAKGTIEQKLSDLYKLAMDSTRRNKEGVAPVMPLIKKLEAAKTVKQLLAIQLELAPYGEQEFFYAGFGADEKNATQNILSIYQSGLTLGQKEYYLDNDKATAGIREAFKKHVVKMFQLFGFSKSAATKKMQNVMKVETALAKVSKSRTELRDPEANYNKMTLKEFEAKYPNLPLVKVMNAKGIDTKFLQEMVVGQPDFLEGANRVVGALKPAEYRDVLEWSLVEGSANYLNDAAAAESFDFYGKIKAGRKENHPLWKRSTGQVERVMGEALGKIYAEKYFPEAAKQRMLTLIKNLQIALGERIAAQDWMDDSTKVNALLKLNTFYVKVGYPDKWTDLSKLEIDPAKSFYDNMQACAKFWNAHNIEHTVGKPVDRDDWHMTPQTVNAYYNPTTNEICFPAGILQYPFFDMTADDAFNYGAIGVVIGHEMTHGFDDQGRQFDKDGNMHDWWKEADGKNFTERTDKYADFFSAIKVLPDLNGNGRLTLGENLADHGGLQVAWTAYKNATKRNPLGEKNGLTADQRFFHAYAGVWAGNITEAEIRNRTKSDPHSLGRWRVNGALPHIDAWYEAFGVKEGDKMFIPKQERLELW